The following DNA comes from Streptomyces sp. Ag109_O5-10.
AGGGCCCAGCCGCCCGCGAACGCTTCGAGGCACCCGAACTTGCCGCACCGGCACCGGTGCCGGGACTCCTCGGCGACGATGGTGTGCCCGAGGTCGCCGGCCGCGCCGCGCGCTCCCCGGTGCAGCCGGCCCCTGGACATCAGGCCCAGGCCGATGCCGGTGCTCGCCTTGACGAGCAGGATGTTGTCACCGGCGGTCGCCCGGGTCCGGCTCCAGGCGCCCAGCGCCATCAGGTTGGCGTCGTTGTCGACCCAGGCCGGTACGTCGTAGTGCGCCTCGAGCCGGTCCCGGAGCGGAAAGCCGTGCCAGCCGGCCATGATGGGCGGCCGCACCGGCATCCCGCGCGCGAAGTCGACCGGACCCGGAACGCCCACGCACACCCCCCACAGGCGCTCCCCCAGTTCGGGGCTGAGCAGCCGCTCCGCCGTCCCGACGAGCGTGGCCAGGGAGGCCTCGGGGCCCGACTCGATGTCCCACGGCACCCGCCGGTCGGCGAGCAGGGTCCCGTCGAGGTCGGTCACCGCGGCGTGCAGATGGGTGGCGCCGAACACCGCACCGAGGACGGCACCGCGGCCGGACGCGATCCGCAGGATGCGGGAGGGCCGTCCGCCGGTGGAGGGGGCCGGCTCGCCCTCGGCCACCAGGCCGACCCGGAGCGCGTGGTCCACCCGCTGCGTGATGATCGTCCGGCCCAGCCCGGTCTGCCGGCCGAGGTCCGGCCTGGTCACGGCCGCTCCGCTCCTGATCAGACCCAGGACCAGGGAGAGGGTACGGGTGTGGTCGGTCATGCAGTGAGCTTATGGTCCCGGCGACCGCCGCCGTCACCGGCGGCGGCGCGCAGGCTCCGCGACCGGACCGATCGTCGAACAGGACGTCGTCCGCGTCACCCATGCCGACACCGCCGCCGGCCTCCGGCACCGGTGCGCCCCTGGGCCCCCGTCAACCCTGGCCACTCGATCCCCGTCAACATTGATCGAGTCAACCCGTGGCGAAGCGGCTACGGTGACGCCCATGCACGATCAACACCCCGTTCCCGGCAGTCCCGCGCGGCGGCTGAGCACCAGGGAGACCGCCGAACTGCTCGGCGTGAAGCCCGAGACCGTGTACGCCTACGTGAGCCGGGGTCAGCTCAGCAGCAGACGCGAGCCCGGGGGCCGTGCCAGCACCTTCGACGCCGGGGAGGTGGCGGCGCTCGCCCGGCGCAACAGGCGGGAGGCCGCCGGGAGTCCGGGCTCCGGCGGCGATCTGTCGGTGCGCACCCGGATCACGCTGATCGACCAGGACCGGTACTTCTTCCGGGGTGTCGACGCCACCGAGCTCGCCGCGCACCACTCCTACGAGGAGGTGGCCGAGTGGCTGTGGACGGGCCGCATGATCCGGGGCACGGTCCTCACCGCCCCGGAGGCCACCGTCGCGGTCGCCCGCCGGGCCGTCGACGCGCTGCCCGAGCACACCTCGCCCACCGACCGGCTGCGGGTGGCCACGATCGCCGCGGCCGCCGAGGACCCGCTGCGCTTCGACCTGTCCGAGGAGTCC
Coding sequences within:
- a CDS encoding ROK family protein, whose amino-acid sequence is MTDHTRTLSLVLGLIRSGAAVTRPDLGRQTGLGRTIITQRVDHALRVGLVAEGEPAPSTGGRPSRILRIASGRGAVLGAVFGATHLHAAVTDLDGTLLADRRVPWDIESGPEASLATLVGTAERLLSPELGERLWGVCVGVPGPVDFARGMPVRPPIMAGWHGFPLRDRLEAHYDVPAWVDNDANLMALGAWSRTRATAGDNILLVKASTGIGLGLMSRGRLHRGARGAAGDLGHTIVAEESRHRCRCGKFGCLEAFAGGWALSRDARAAALEGRSPFLAERLERLERLERRDAPLSVTDVLDGCRSGDRVSIELVTRAGELVGGQLATLVSVFNPSTVYLAGVLAQAGDVFRDPVAEVVARRSLPLATDELVIARVDLGRAEGVVGAATLAIDELLHPDLLDRWLRDGSPRGIRARTGDLTGPLPLEVPLAGAR